A window of the Eremothecium cymbalariae DBVPG#7215 chromosome 5, complete sequence genome harbors these coding sequences:
- a CDS encoding uncharacterized protein (similar to Ashbya gossypii ADR319W), producing the protein MKYSEDYQSSSDSEPSPSYAKPRFLSNTQLQEKRINPSEGFKKAGQDLNIRNKSVITKLYDFTNLRKVKFDNIANQNVSPAPVKGRTLKSLNLKKYSTVRGYQFLVTEDEYEKLSTSSKSSVRINANIFNKIPYHRHVSKKPKGMLDYWTGSDIVRAPIQGVPLLVEVNIQDITTAAVHSFYIESSKVLKVPIRKILKDQRIRWHPDRMTRRYEFTGPVTRVITLISQVINELWLEELNHDRV; encoded by the coding sequence ATGAAGTACTCAGAGGACTATCAAAGTAGCAGTGATTCTGAGCCTTCCCCTTCATATGCGAAACCTCGATTCCTGTCTAACACACAGTTACAAGAGAAAAGGATAAATCCGTCTGAGGGTTTCAAGAAAGCTGGACAAGATCTTAACATCAGAAATAAGTCTGTAATTACCAAACTTTATGACTTTACTAATTTACGTAAGGtgaaatttgataatatagCGAATCAAAATGTGTCTCCAGCTCCTGTTAAAGGTAGAACTTTAAAATCGctaaatttgaagaaatatagCACTGTCCGCGGCTACCAGTTCTTGGTCACTGAGgatgaatatgaaaaattgtctACTTCTAGCAAAAGCAGCGTTAGGATTAATGccaatatcttcaataaGATACCCTATCATCGTCATGTTTCCAAGAAACCCAAAGGCATGTTGGATTATTGGACGGGAAGCGACATAGTACGGGCGCCAATTCAGGGAGTTCCTTTACTAGTGGAGGTCAATATTCAGGACAttacaacagcagcagttcATTCTTTCTATATTGAAAGTAGCAAGGTCCTAAAAGTTCCTATTAGGAAAATTCTTAAAGACCAGCGGATCCGATGGCATCCAGACAGGATGACAAGACGTTATGAGTTTACGGGTCCTGTGACGCGTGTAATCACACTAATATCGCAAGTCATCAACGAGCTATGGCTAGAGGAATTGAACCATGATAGGGTATAG
- the UCC1 gene encoding Ucc1p (similar to Ashbya gossypii ADR318W), which produces MLSLDEFPDELKLELLSFAPELRFVSREWFCLHNVLYGLRCNRIHRGAWSDIELEVVAEYIKSEFSFLDRLRELCHCYMLSVCKDNGVIKYVTDSWYWIYCALFVFQVIQVEPGMLQTPMRCLVVKNNELPSLNLWVELTEVIPELKLDITVTVVLGSFSDSDEDRRSTIIIKPKYRDVSAWVNRKGYYCIYINKLNLPASWNATTGVPLKFVTQLSGTGSRALKVHAIDFTPYQASHEWFLFYTSSAAFQRMISRRLWYRSSPTQPNGDAPPKREFVFRYPNVQLESDDLDWTRPYILK; this is translated from the coding sequence ATGTTAAGTCTAGATGAATTCCCAGATGAACTGAAACTAGAGCTGCTTAGCTTTGCTCCAGAGTTGCGTTTTGTCTCACGTGAATGGTTTTGTCTCCATAATGTTTTATATGGGCTGCGATGCAATCGTATTCATCGAGGAGCGTGGTCTGACATAGAATTGGAAGTGGTTGCAGAATACATCAAATCGGAGTTTTCCTTCTTGGATCGGCTACGTGAGCTGTGTCACTGTTATATGTTGAGTGTGTGTAAGGATAATGGTGTGATAAAATACGTCACTGATTCATGGTATTGGATCTACTGTGCATTGTTTGTGTTCCAAGTGATACAGGTGGAGCCAGGGATGTTGCAGACACCCATGAGATGCTTAGTGGTCAAAAATAATGAGCTTCCGAGTTTAAATCTATGGGTTGAATTGACCGAAGTGATACCTGAATTGAAGCTTGATATCACTGTCACTGTTGTCTTGGGTAGTTTTAGTGATAGCGATGAAGATAGAAGGAGTACAATTATAATTAAACCGAAATACCGTGATGTTTCTGCATGGGTCAACAGGAAGGGTTAttattgtatatatattaacaagCTGAATCTTCCAGCTTCTTGGAATGCTACTACAGGAGTGCCATTGAAGTTCGTCACTCAACTTTCCGGGACTGGTTCTCGGGCTTTGAAGGTACATGCAATTGACTTTACACCATATCAAGCTTCACATGAATGGTTTCTATTCTATACATCTAGTGCTGCATTTCAAAGAATGATTTCCCGCAGGCTGTGGTATCGCAGCAGTCCTACACAGCCAAATGGAGATGCTCCACCTAAAAGGGAATTTGTGTTCCGGTATCCAAATGTACAGCTGGAAAGTGACGACCTTGATTGGACACGTCCTTATATACTCAAGTAA
- the MPS1 gene encoding serine/threonine/tyrosine protein kinase MPS1 (similar to Ashbya gossypii ADR317C), whose product MQDSVTSHQYLHPVSNYNNGNIGSVNNIMRRSQGDIIDSDDENPLSPPKLSNFGSALFTDKENETPTYLRKSGVVAQPAPYPNINMNANKPPTLTGTLHMDDGSHSTLFTSVSKHQPSMTTVNQEQRTPGEEGLGSYRFQMIQQSMKDELSSRQIMRRSRRFITSRLSTLGPAKRNTTLTANLDFSSNMSHEDSRDLSHQDGNISSSSNNHSGLLQNQDYNVFLDTEPNCRPDSKENDGLKSASSIDYDNISFGDLNPYQYLKKHNLPTSELPNISRIYFEIQKKENRRAAVRKNIFTNNSINSSSTAKDYGGDNKHNNKHNNNNNNNNNNNNNNNKSNNNNNDSVNNNNIGNIHLNISNRNGNQNHNTHGNTMGTNKWTPTQTLSVPKRDRQPRRKTSDASVSSFSKILSSPITGAANNYVESQKQIQPPMQRSPVSLGPLQLNPNTKKREALNKLDVNSTNQQAIVHKKHKSDEQNFYHIRKAPNPPAVKKVEIIEPVKDTVITTIPLKPPSTENGSYQTPQRKRQIIQVNGSEYEKVELLGRGGSSKVYKVRSSNNKIYALKRVSFDEFDDTSIDGFKGEIELLKRLEDQTRVVKLIDHEMNHGVLYVVMECGDHDLSQVLAQRANMPFDIEFVRYHAQEMLKCVQVVHDTGIVHSDLKPANFVFVKGILKIIDFGIANAVPDHTVNIYRDTQIGTPNYMAPEALVAMNYTPDQGQTEQEIQQNRWKVGKPSDIWSCGCIIYQMIYGRPPYGGFQGQNRLLAIMNPEVKIVYPEKTTHGDLVPRTALDTIKACLERNPERRWTVDDLLRGPFIKPVSVTHFFIRDLIKNAVKYGSDQRYVSKEKVEDLADDVWNRLSDFRL is encoded by the coding sequence ATGCAAGATTCGGTCACATCACATCAATACCTTCACCCCGTGAGCAACTATAATAATGGCAACATTGGAAGCGTTAACAACATAATGAGGAGATCACAAGGAGACATCATTGATTCGGACGATGAGAATCCGCTGAGTCCTCCTAAATTAAGCAATTTTGGTTCGGCATTATTTACAGATAAGGAGAACGAGACGCCAACATACCTTAGAAAATCTGGTGTGGTTGCGCAGCCAGCACCTTATCCGAACATAAATATGAATGCCAACAAACCACCTACGCTGACGGGTACCCTGCACATGGATGATGGTTCACATTCAACGTTGTTTACATCTGTATCAAAACACCAGCCGAGTATGACAACTGTGAATCAAGAGCAACGGACTCCCGGGGAAGAGGGATTGGGTTCGTATAGATTTCAAATGATACAGCAATCTATGAAGGATGAGCTTTCATCTAGACAAATAATGAGACGAAGTAGGCGATTTATTACTTCTCGTCTTTCGACCCTAGGGCCAGCTAAAAGAAATACAACATTGACTGCGAACCTCGACTTTTCTTCTAATATGAGCCATGAAGACTCGCGTGATTTATCACATCAGGATGGCAAcatatcatcttcatcgaACAACCACAGTGGGCTACTACAAAACCAAGATTATAATGTGTTCCTAGATACAGAACCCAACTGTAGACCGGATAGCAAAGAAAATGATGGGTTAAAGAGCGCTAGCTCGATTGACTATGACAACATATCCTTTGGGGATTTGAATCCTTATCAATACTTGAAAAAGCACAATTTACCAACAAGCGaacttccaaatatttctcgaatttattttgaaatacaaaagaagGAGAATAGACGGGCTGCAGTGaggaagaatatttttaccaacaatagcatcaacagcagcagtacAGCCAAGGACTATGGCGGCGACAAcaaacacaacaacaaacataacaacaacaacaacaacaacaacaacaacaacaacaacaacaacaaaagcaacaacaataataatgactctgttaataataataacatagGTAACATACACCTTAATATTAGCAATAGGAACGGTAATCAAAACCATAATACTCACGGTAATACGATGGGCACCAATAAGTGGACTCCCACCCAAACATTGAGTGTTCCAAAGAGGGATAGACAGCCTAGACGGAAGACCAGCGATGCATCCGTGAGTTCTTTTTCGAAGATACTGTCGTCTCCTATCACTGGTGCAGCCAACAACTACGTTGAATCACAAAAGCAAATACAACCGCCTATGCAAAGAAGTCCTGTTTCTCTGGGTCCCCTTCAGCTCAATCCGAATACCAAAAAGCGAGAGGCGCTGAATAAACTGGATGTTAACTCAACCAATCAACAGGCTATAGTCCATAAAAAACATAAGTCAGATGAACAGAACTTTTATCATATTAGAAAGGCTCCGAATCCTCCTGCAGTAAAAAAAGTAGAGATTATTGAACCAGTTAAAGATACCGTAATTACTACAATTCCGTTAAAACCGCCATCTACAGAAAATGGAAGTTATCAAACACCTCAGAGGAAAAGACAGATTATCCAAGTTAATGGTTCAGAGTATGAAAAAGTAGAGCTTCTAGGCCGAGGTGGATCCTCAAAAGTGTACAAAGTGCGTAGTTCGAATAACAAGATATATGCATTGAAGAGGGTGTCTTTTGATGAGTTTGATGATACCAGTATAGATGGGTTTAAGGGTGAAATTGAGTTATTAAAAAGGTTAGAAGATCAAACCCGTGTTGTAAAGTTGATAGACCATGAAATGAATCACGGTGTGCTATATGTTGTTATGGAATGCGGTGATCATGATCTTTCTCAAGTTTTAGCTCAAAGGGCAAATATGCCTTTTGACATCGAATTCGTGCGTTACCATGCCCAAGAAATGCTAAAATGTGTGCAAGTGGTTCACGATACAGGGATAGTTCATTCAGACTTAAAGCCTGctaattttgtttttgtgaAAGGTATTCTAAAGATTATAGACTTTGGTATTGCAAACGCTGTCCCTGATCATACCGTTAACATATATCGTGATACCCAAATTGGCACACCAAATTACATGGCTCCGGAAGCCTTGGTTGCCATGAATTATACTCCAGACCAAGGCCAAACGGAACAAGAAATACAACAAAACAGGTGGAAGGTTGGTAAACCATCGGATATTTGGTCTTGTGGATGCATAATATATCAAATGATTTATGGAAGGCCCCCATATGGTGGGTTTCAAGGCCAAAACAGGTTGTTAGCAATTATGAATCCAGAAGTTAAAATAGTTTACCCTGAAAAAACAACGCATGGTGATCTTGTTCCACGCACTGCACTGGATACCATTAAAGCTTGTTTGGAAAGAAACCCGGAAAGAAGATGGACAGTAGATGATCTACTAAGAGGTCCATTCATTAAACCTGTATCTGTGACGCACTTCTTTATTCGTGATTTGATTAAAAACGCTGTTAAGTATGGTTCTGACCAAAGGTATGTATCTAAAGAGAAAGTGGAAGATTTGGCAGATGATGTTTGGAACAGGTTAAGTGATTTTAGATTGTAA
- the ARP2 gene encoding actin-related protein 2 (similar to Ashbya gossypii ADR316W) — protein MDPYVPIVLDQGTGFVKIGRAGENFPDYTFPSIVGRPILRAGERSNISTPLKDIMIGDEASNVRSYLQISYPMENGIIKNWADMEQLWDYAFYDQMKIPSTAGHKVLLTEPPMNPLKNREQMCEVMFEKYDFGGVYVAIQAVLALYAQGLSSGVVVDSGDGVTHIVPVYESVVLNHLTRRLDVAGRDVTRYLIDLLSRRGYAFNKTADFETVRQIKEKLCYVSYDLDLDTKLAHETTTLVETYELPDGRVIKVGSERFEAPECLFQPSLVDVEQQGIGEMLFSTIQSADVDIISALYRAIVLSGGSSMYPGLPSRLEKELKQLWFTRVLKNDPARLDKFKVRIEDPPRRKHMVFTGGAVLANIMADKDHMWLTKKEWEEMGPAAMSKFGPR, from the coding sequence ATGGATCCATACGTACCAATTGTCCTAGATCAGGGTACTGGTTTTGTTAAAATAGGGCGTGCTGGTGAGAATTTCCCGGATTACACCTTTCCCTCTATTGTTGGTAGACCGATTCTTAGAGCAGGAGAACGATCCAATATTAGTACCCCTTTAAAGGATATTATGATTGGAGATGAAGCTAGTAATGTTCGTTCATATTTACAGATATCTTATCCTATGGAGAATGGGATTATTAAGAATTGGGCGGATATGGAACAGTTATGGGACTATGCATTTTATGATCAGATGAAAATACCATCTACTGCTGGTCATAAGGTTTTGTTGACAGAGCCTCCTATGAATCCTTTGAAGAACAGAGAGCAGATGTGTGAGGTtatgtttgaaaaatatgatttTGGTGGTGTTTATGTTGCGATTCAAGCTGTGTTGGCATTATACGCCCAAGGGTTGTCGTCAGGCGTTGTTGTAGATTCTGGTGATGGTGTAACTCATATTGTTCCTGTTTATGAATCTGTGGTGTTGAATCATCTAACTAGGAGGTTGGACGTTGCAGGTAGGGATGTGACTAGgtatttgattgatttaTTGTCACGTCGTGGGTATGCATTTAACAAGACTGCAGATTTTGAAACTGTTCGTCAAATTAAGGAAAAGCTATGCTATGTCTCATATGATTTGGATTTGGATACTAAATTGGCCCATGAGACTACGACGTTAGTTGAAACTTATGAGTTGCCAGATGGGAGAGTAATAAAGGTTGGTTCAGAAAGATTTGAAGCTCCAGAGTGCCTATTTCAACCAAGTTTAGTTGATGTTGAACAGCAGGGCATTGGTGAAATGTTATTTAGTACAATTCAATCTGCAGATGTTGATATTATATCTGCATTATATAGGGCAATTGTGCTCTCTGGTGGTTCTTCTATGTATCCTGGGTTGCCATCACGTTTGGAAAAGGAATTAAAACAGTTGTGGTTTACTAGAGTGTTAAAAAATGATCCAGCTCGCTTGGATAAATTTAAGGTCAGAATTGAAGACCCtccaagaagaaaacataTGGTTTTTACAGGTGGTGCTGTTTTGGCCAATATCATGGCTGATAAGGATCATATGTGGCTAACGAAAAAAGAATGGGAAGAAATGGGCCCTGCTGCTATGTCTAAGTTTGGACCAAGGTAA
- a CDS encoding uncharacterized protein (no homolog in Ashbya gossypii) produces the protein MFVLKKNKIFGLNRIKYPSLLQNKLTGYTRTAIKVPQHNLHTQRPPMSSFRYSHAQQPKMVQQGLGQIEILRQHMDRARQPLSASRKLHKKNPLYSPHNPKLKSTVNADWVPNSIVLLALFGCISLLFLLLPVLIGICLPATIILISMSIWKAKKAEMMLDSIKAVKQTDLVLPPLITAELHKRNLQCIGHFEGGPGETLVQFQYPDITNSHELFHPDGANNYIVLLDCRLQPARKE, from the coding sequence ATGTTTgtgttgaagaagaataaaatatttggactTAATCGCATAAAATATCCTTCATTATTGCAGAATAAATTAACGGGATATACTCGAACAGCTATCAAAGTCCCACAACATAACTTGCACACACAGAGACCCCCTATGTCTTCCTTCCGGTATAGTCATGCGCAGCAACCGAAAATGGTTCAACAGGGATTGGGTCAGATAGAGATCTTGCGACAGCATATGGACAGGGCACGCCAACCTCTCTCTGCCAGTCGCAAGTTACACAAGAAGAACCCGTTATATTCCCCACACAATCCAAAACTGAAATCAACCGTGAATGCTGATTGGGTCCCCAACAGCATTGTGTTATTGGCATTATTTGGTTGCATCTCTTTGCTATTCCTGTTGTTGCCTGTACTTATCGGAATATGCTTACCTGCTACCATTATCCTAATATCGATGAGCATCTGGAAGGCTAAAAAAGCTGAAATGATGTTAGACTCCATTAAAGCTGTTAAGCAGACAGATTTAGTTTTACCCCCCCTTATAACGGCAGAACTGCACAAACGTAATCTTCAATGCATTGGACATTTTGAAGGTGGTCCTGGCGAAACGCTAGTTCAATTCCAATATCCTGATATAACAAATAGCCATGAACTTTTTCATCCAGATGGAGCTAATAATTATATAGTCCTTCTGGACTGCAGATTACAGCCAGCTAGAAAAGAATGA
- the APM4 gene encoding Apm4p (similar to Ashbya gossypii ADR315W), producing MISALFLYSPRGDLIISKLIKDNIKLGVSEIFRIQVINNLDVRSPILTLGSTTFHHIRSNGGLWLVTVSRGNTDSAGIWEFLYNFNKLLEVYDINSEDSLQGDFMLCYEILDIVLDNGIPRDTELTHIMPYISKKPLSENLLGSDDILNTPSWLVKAGARGMSSENLGLTSKDMCLWRSEGIRYKKNEVYLDVFEHISILVNKDGAILKSYVDGSVQCVAHLSGMPVCQFGFNDYLSPSSNTQSSGNDGWAEEENGTKAIKNAITGSVILEDCKFHQCVQLDKFDQERVIRFVPPDGLFELMKYHVRDNLNLPFKVTPMVTTLKGKSVEYRITLKSLFPSKLCAKDVELYIPAPPDTVNAKINVSSGKGKFIPEENAIVWKIHKYHGLTENVFSAVIVPMGNGNDSLNLEQWSRPPISVRFEISMFSNSGLVVRYLKVMEKDLNYNTVKWVKYISKSGAYEVRY from the coding sequence ATGATTAGTGcattgtttttatattctCCCAGAGGGGATTTgattatttcaaaattaatCAAGGACAATATTAAATTAGGTGTTTCAGAGATTTTTAGGATACAGGTTATCAATAACTTAGATGTACGATCTCCTATTTTAACCCTGGGGTCGACAACGTTCCATCATATAAGATCTAACGGGGGATTATGGCTTGTTACAGTTTCGCGTGGCAATACGGATAGTGCAGGAATATGGGAATTCCTATATAATTTTAATAAGTTATTGGAAGTTTATGATATTAATAGTGAAGATAGCTTACAAGGTGACTTTATGTTATGTTATGAAATCCTGGATATAGTGTTAGACAATGGAATTCCACGAGATACCGAATTAACACATATTATGCCATACATATCTAAGAAACCTTTATCTGAGAATTTATTAGGTTCTGAcgatatattaaatacaCCATCGTGGTTAGTGAAGGCTGGAGCTAGAGGCATGTCATCGGAGAATTTGGGTTTGACCAGTAAAGATATGTGTCTGTGGCGATCAGAGGGGATTAGGTACAAGAAGAATGAAGTTTACTTGGATGTATTTGAACATATTTCTATTTTAGTGAACAAGGATGGGGCCATTTTAAAGTCATATGTGGACGGCAGTGTACAATGTGTTGCACATCTCTCGGGAATGCCAGTTTGCCAGTTTGGATTCAATGACTATTTATCACCAAGTAGCAATACGCAATCTTCCGGAAATGATGGATGggcagaagaagagaatGGGACTAAAGCCATAAAGAATGCGATCACCGGAAGTGTTATTTTGGAGGATTGTAAATTTCATCAATGTGTGCAATTGGACAAATTTGACCAGGAGAGGGTTATTAGGTTTGTACCTCCTGATGGGCTTTTTGAGTTAATGAAATACCATGTTAGAGATAACCTAAATCTTCCATTCAAGGTTACTCCAATGGTGACCACTCTGAAGGGTAAGTCTGTTGAGTATCGCATAACACTGAAATCTTTATTTCCAAGTAAGCTCTGTGCAAAGGACGTTGAGTTGTACATTCCAGCTCCTCCAGATACTGTCAATGCCAAGATCAATGTCTCCAGTGGTAAGGGTAAATTCATACCGGAGGAGAATGCTATTGTTTGGAAGATACATAAATATCATGGGTTGACTGAAAACGTATTTTCTGCCGTTATTGTTCCTATGGGGAACGGTAATGATTCTTTAAATCTAGAGCAGTGGTCTCGACCACCGATCTCAGTACGGTTTGAAATATCTATGTTTAGCAATAGTGGTTTAGTTGTCAGATATTTGAAGGTAATGGAAAAGGACCTCAATTATAATACAGTAAAGTGGGTCAAGTATATATCGAAGTCCGGTGCTTATGAAGTCCGTTATTGA
- the PRS5 gene encoding ribose phosphate diphosphokinase subunit PRS5 (similar to Ashbya gossypii ADR314C) → MNNIIIFAGSSHPTLVEKICENLSIKPSQVKLGKFSNGETSIDIGESVREKDVYVIQSGCGHVNDNFMELLILINACKTSSANRVTAVMPYFCYSRQPDIPYTAKGAPIISKPKHSAVKESGNTTEIGSVLTTHKPVSQRSRKSIDVAIENTLSSLSLDRSTPRILKSEDNIQRSSSNSRIPVIPERDGTSSSEAAGALFNTNNSGYKLWVAQAGTLIANLLTTAGADHVITMDLHDPQFQGFFSIGVDNLYCKPLIQAYIQHRIPEYKDAVIVSPDSGGAKRSSKVADALGLPFALIHKERRSQILKGPPDATLASGGGVPLSPKPLISNLSGSELKHSMSASKFVQTTMLVGDVRNKVCILLDDLVDTSYTITRAARLLKDQGATKVYAVVTHGVFSGDALNRVAQSAIDKIAVTNTVPQDETIAFLGKNRVDVIDVSRVFGEAIRRIHNGESISMLFEYVT, encoded by the coding sequence ATGAACAACATTATAATTTTTGCTGGTAGTTCACACCCTACATTAGTGGAAAAGATTTGTGAGAATTTGAGCATCAAGCCATCTCAGGTTAAATTGGGGAAGTTTTCTAACGGCGAGACTTCAATAGATATTGGGGAGTCGGTAAGAGAAAAAGATGTTTATGTTATTCAGAGTGGTTGTGGTCATGTTAATGACAATTTCATGGAATTGTTAATTCTCATAAATGCTTGCAAGACTTCTTCTGCGAATCGTGTTACGGCGGTTATGCcatatttttgttattcTAGGCAGCCAGATATTCCTTATACTGCGAAAGGTGCTCCAATTATTTCGAAGCCTAAGCATTCTGCGGTGAAAGAGTCTGGGAATACTACAGAAATCGGTTCTGTTTTAACTACGCACAAGCCGGTGTCTCAACGTTCTCGCAAGAGCATTGATGTCGCGATTGAAAATACTCTATCTTCTTTGAGTTTGGATCGTTCTACTCCCAGAATATTGAAAAGTGAGGACAACATCCAGAGGTCGTCATCTAACTCACGGATCCCAGTTATTCCGGAACGCGATGGAACCTCATCTTCTGAAGCAGCTGGTGCCTTATTCAACACGAACAACTCAGGTTATAAGCTCTGGGTTGCCCAAGCCGGCACGTTAATCGCGAACCTACTAACTACTGCTGGTGCAGATCATGTCATTACTATGGATTTACATGATCCCCAGTTCCAAGGGTTCTTCTCCATAGGAGTAGATAACTTATACTGCAAGCCGCTAATCCAAGCATATATTCAACACCGGATTCCAGAATATAAAGATGCGGTCATTGTAAGCCCAGATAGTGGTGGAGCTAAACGATCTAGTAAAGTAGCAGACGCCTTGGGTCTGCCGTTTGCGTTAATTCATAAAGAGAGGCGCtctcaaatattgaaaggTCCTCCTGACGCCACTTTAGCATCTGGGGGTGGTGTGCCGCTATCCCCCAAACCTTTGATTTCAAATCTAAGCGGATCTGAATTGAAGCATTCAATGTCTGCTTCTAAGTTTGTTCAAACAACAATGCTGGTCGGTGACGTCCGTAACAAGGTTTGCATTCTTTTAGATGACTTGGTAGACACTTCCTACACTATAACACGCGCTGCAAGGCTATTGAAAGATCAAGGTGCTACCAAGGTGTATGCAGTCGTGACACATGGTGTTTTTAGTGGAGATGCGTTAAACAGAGTGGCGCAGTCTGCTATAGATAAAATTGCAGTCACTAACACTGTTCCACAAGATGAGACGATTGCATTTTTAGGCAAGAACCGTGTGGATGTAATTGATGTTTCTCGTGTGTTTGGCGAAGCAATTAGACGTATACACAACGGTGAGTCCATTAGTATGctttttgaatatgttACCTAA